Sequence from the Corallococcus sp. EGB genome:
CTGGGGATCCGCGCGGGGTGTCCAGACATTGAGGTAGAGACAATCCTCGCCCATCGGGTACGGATCCCCTCCGCCTCCCGCGATGCAGGCGTCGCGAGACTGGAGCGAGGATTTGCCGAACGTGGACGCCTGCCGGATGTGCTTCCAGGGCACGACCGGGGCGGGCGGACGCCAGCGCAGCGCGCCCACGGGAGGCTGGGCGTAGGGAATGCCCTTGAAGGCATACACCCCTTCCTCGACCACGCCTTGGAGCTGTCCTTCGACGGTGCTGACGACGGGTGCGGACTGCTGGACCATGTTTGGAACCCCCCACGAGGCCAGACCCGCCAGGGCCGGGCCGGAGCGAAGTAGAGATTCCGTTCGTGCAAGTCAATGCAGGACATCCCAAAGACAATCTCCGTCCGCCAGCCGACTCGCGCCCCGACTCCGGAGCATCAGGGCAATGCCATACCGAGTTCCCGCAGGACGAGCCGGGAGATGGCGGCATAGTCCCCGTCGAAGTGGTGCCCCCCCTTGAGCAAAACGGCTCGGGCACCGGGCACTCCGGACAGCGTGGGGCAGAGACTGTCGGAGAGTTCCTCGTCGCCGTAAAGACAGAGCACGGGCGTCCCCTTCAGGGCCTGCACGTCCGGGAGCACCGCGTTCGTGGGCTGGCCCTTGCCACCGAAGATGTCGGTGACGTGCACCTCGAACTCCGCCTCCTTGCCGGGCGCGAGCAGCACGGCCAGCCGCACGCGCTCACGCAGTTCCCCTGGCAGTCGCGCGGCGATGGCCGGCACCACGTCCGCGCCACGCGAGTAGCCCACCAGCACCACGCGCTGCTTGCCCCATGCCGAGAGGAAGTGTCGCAGCACCCGGGCCACGTCCGCGGACGTCTCCTCCGGTGTGCGGCGCTTCCAGAAGTAGCGCAGCGAGTTGAAACCCACGACGGGGATGCCCTGCGCGGCGAGCGACTCGGACACGGACTGGTCCAGGCTGGCCCAGCCACCGTCGCCAGTGACGAAGAGCGCCAGCGTGTCGCTCGGGACGTTCGACGTCGCGGGGACCTCCACCAGCGGCAGCCCCTCCACCGACGCATCCCCCGCGAGTGCCCCCTCACCCGCATCCGGCGCGGGCGCGCCCGTGGAGACGGGCGGCCATTTCTCCGAGCCGAGCGGCGTGGCGGCGGCGTCATGCGCGGCCAGCAGCGCCCCCTGCCATGAGTCCACCGGCATTCGGGCCAGTCCCGGCCCCGGCACCGTCAACACTCGGGCCATCTCCAACGCGCGGGTGAAGTCGTGGGCCGCCTTCACCGGATGGTCCGGGTCGCGGTCCGCGATGAGCACCACCCAGGGCTGCTTCAGCGCTCGCGCGGGGGCCAGCCGCTCGCGCGCGCCCTTTTCCGCGCGCGAGCGCACCAGCCCCGCGCCCGGACAGAGGGTCGCGGACGTCGCCAGCTCCGGCGAGAAGTCCACGCTCACCGCGCCCCGGAACGTGCCCGGCGGCGCCTGGGCCAGCGCCGCGTAGGCCACCGCCGCGCCCACGCCATCCCCCACGAGGACAGGGTGCAGGTACTCGGGCAGTTCCGCGTGCTGCTGGTACCCCTGGCTCAAGACCTCCAAATCACCCGCCGGGTAGCCGCACCGGGCGCCCTTCTCCAGGGCGTGCAGGTAGGCCCTCGCATCCACCGCGAGCACCAACGCGCCGTGCGAGGCCAGGACCCTGGACAGCTCCAGCGCGCGGCCCTGATCCGCGGCTCCGTCCGCGAGGAACAGCACCACCGTCCCGGGCCGCTCCGGCGGCGTCACCACCGTGACCTGGCCAAAGCGGCCCCCGGCGTGCAGCGTCTCCACTCGGGGCGGGGACGGGGCCACGGGCGCGGGAGCGGCCACGGGCGCCGGAACACCGGGCGTCTCCGCGCACGTTCGCGCCCACGGAACAAGCACCAGGGTCAACATCCCCACGGCGCCCACCACGAACCAGCCCGCGCGCCTCTTCATCTCGCCACCACCCCTCCCAGCCCTCGCGAGACCAGCGAAGCCACCCCCGTGAGCACGCCCGGCAGCGCGAGCCCTCCGGGGGATGCCAGGTAGCGCGGTGCCCAATCCGGGCGGAACTTCTCCTTGTACTGGCGCAGCCCCTGGAAGTTGTAGAAGTGCTCGCCGTGCCGGAACACGAGCGCGCCCAGCCGGTTCCACATCGGCGCGAGCGTGCGCTCCTCGAAGCCGCTGAAGGGCGCCATGCCCAGGTTGAAGCGCTGGTAGCCCTGCTGCCGGCCCCACAGCATCAGCGAGGTGAAGAGGAAGTCCATGGCCCCGTGCGGGCTGCCCGGCAGGTAGCGCATGAGATCCACGCTCAATTCCTCCTTCGTGTCCGGCGCCCACACGTTGGCGAAGCCCGTGAGGAAGCCGTCCTTGCGCACCAGCGCCACCGGCCCCTGCTCCAGGTAGCGCGGGGAGAACCACCCCAGGCTGAAGCCCTTCTCGCGAGTGTGCTTCTCCTCGAGCCAGGCGTCGGAGATGACCCGCAGCTGGGGCAGGAGCCCCGGCACGGCCTCGCGGGGCTGAACCTCGAAGGTCCAGCCCTCGCGCTCCATGCGGCGCACGGTGTGGCGCAGGCTCCGGCGCTCCGGCC
This genomic interval carries:
- a CDS encoding virulence factor family protein, giving the protein MKRRAGWFVVGAVGMLTLVLVPWARTCAETPGVPAPVAAPAPVAPSPPRVETLHAGGRFGQVTVVTPPERPGTVVLFLADGAADQGRALELSRVLASHGALVLAVDARAYLHALEKGARCGYPAGDLEVLSQGYQQHAELPEYLHPVLVGDGVGAAVAYAALAQAPPGTFRGAVSVDFSPELATSATLCPGAGLVRSRAEKGARERLAPARALKQPWVVLIADRDPDHPVKAAHDFTRALEMARVLTVPGPGLARMPVDSWQGALLAAHDAAATPLGSEKWPPVSTGAPAPDAGEGALAGDASVEGLPLVEVPATSNVPSDTLALFVTGDGGWASLDQSVSESLAAQGIPVVGFNSLRYFWKRRTPEETSADVARVLRHFLSAWGKQRVVLVGYSRGADVVPAIAARLPGELRERVRLAVLLAPGKEAEFEVHVTDIFGGKGQPTNAVLPDVQALKGTPVLCLYGDEELSDSLCPTLSGVPGARAVLLKGGHHFDGDYAAISRLVLRELGMALP